GGGGATAACTGAAAACCGCGTACTTTTCTCAACACGAGGTGGGAGTTTATGTATTACTCTGAGTGATCGCAGTAGCATAAGACGAACAATTTCATTAATCTTTAATGAAAGCTCATACTTTAATTTAAGTCAAACCTCAACAGGAAGTGGAAGTACAGTTGCAGCTGTGTTCAGAGCTCATGCAGAATGCTATGTTTTGTAGTCTATCTGGTAATTCATATCTTTGTCTTTACAAATGTTTTAGGTCAAGGCTAGATCCTATGTTAATCGGTGTAGCCTGTACGTTTTTATAGCAGTAgacattttattttgctgtagtTGTTTGGAAGTATAGTTCCAAACTTTTTTATCCCTTTCGTAGGTTCTGGCTAATAAAGTTTCTCATGTTGTTCGGTGGGATGATTGGAGCGTTCTGGCTTCCATGGGACACTTTTGCCAATCCTTGGATGATTATCGGTATGATTGCCTCCTTCCTGTTCATCCTCATCCAACTCATTCTTATTGTCGACTTTGCCTTTGGTATCAGCGAGTGGCTATTGAGAAGGTACGAAGAGGATGAGAGCAGAGGATGGTACACATGTAAGCTCTCTTACGATTGGTCAATAAGCACTAGTGGTTAGGTAGAGTTTAAATTGGCTTGCTAGCTTTAGCGATTTCGGCGGTCTATCGACCCTTTCAAAGCAGACTGTTGCCAGTGTTAACATGCAGGTACTGATAATTTTTATATCAGTACCTGCTTGCTAGTACTAAATGCATGCAAGTACCGATTTAGTGGTCTTCGCTGCCATGATGCATGGTCAGGTTGTTGGGTAGTCTCTGAAGTATTGGATATTTGCTCATGAACCCTTCTTACCAGAGCTTCACGAGTTCCCAAAATCACCAGGCGATTTGATATTGCAAATTGGCAATATCAAATCGAGTCACGATATATTGTGGATCGTCTATTTATTGGCGATTTGCgatatatcatattattacgGAAAACaaacttgtaaatttttgttaatatttgtttgtatattttaacttgAACATAAACTGTTTTACGTTCGTGGtaattagaaacattttttGCATGAAAGCTCGTGTGCATGGAAGGCAATGGAATGAGCAGACTATTAGACTAGAAGGTCCATGTGTTTTAGTTCTAGTATCACTCACTCTAAAAAATCATCAGGTGTGAGATAATTCGCTATTGCACGATTATATCAGTTATACGATTGGCGATATATCTTTAAATGGTGGCAATTTTCAAATTGTCTACTTTCAAAATCGTCACCAAACAAGTAAATTGTGAAGCTCTACTTTACCCACGGTAACTGCCAGATATGTCCTTCTCCTTGGTAGCAGTGCCTATCTACGCTGACAGGCTCTTCTATGTTTCTCACACTGACCATAGAGCACTGACCATAGAGCACCGACCATAGAGCACCGACCATAGAGCACCGACCATAGAGCACCGACCATAGAGCACCGACCATAGAGCACCGACCATAGAGCACCGACCATAGAGCACTAACCATAGAGCACTAACCATAGAGCACCGACCATAGAGCACCGACCATAGAGCACCGACCATAGCGCACCGATCATAGAGCACCGACCATAGAGCACTGACTTTAATACCTCTCAAGTCTGCTtagttttttcaaattaatcaattaatGAATCCGCAGTTGAGGCAATACTTCTCATTGGGTGTATAAAGCCATCGTTTTTGTTGTTCTAAGGTCATAAATTACTATCTTGTGATTTTACAGGTATGTTTGTTCTTTCCTTCTTCTTCTATGGATTAAGCATAACTGGAATTGGACTTATGTATAAGTTCTATGGTACCTCAGACAATGTAAGTGCTGGCTGGTTTATCATTAAGAAGCTGCATCTGAAAGTAGTACTAGATCATTGGTCTCCTTATTCAGCATCAAACGGTCAAACCTATCTTATCACCTTCCACTTTCACCTTAGATTACCACAGgttgaatatatgtatatgtatttacatgAGCCATCCATATGttgttgtatacatgtatgtgcatatgtaaTCACTTGTACTTTTCTTGGGGTATTTGTGTGGGATTTACCTTCTCTCGCTATCCTAGACTGACTTGTGGAATATCTGTGTTTATTTTTCATTGTCGTCTTATCCTATAATTGACATGTCGGGTATATGCATTTGCTGTAtgtatatacttttttattgttgttttattgtatggCATGTTGAGTATATGTTCCTACTTTGCATTGTTATATTTGCTTAATACTTTGATGCCAGGTCTGAGACAATTTAGGGAGTTGTTTTCCCACCTGATCTACTCCTGAGTAAACTCAGCTgagtagtttcactttgttttgCGTACTTTCGGTTTACATGAGGttacaaaaattttgaaattttgaaaaatacattttcagTATGATTCTAGTGTTTCAATTCGATTGGACTATTAGCTTTTGAAATAGCACCAAAATATCGACAGTACTTCTAATCGATgcaaaaatgtatttatttattatttgtttttcagTTCCCTCTAAAACATCACTTCTTTAAAAGCAttgacctattaactatagttaactattAACTTCAttgacctattaactatagttaataggtcaaTGAAGACTGGactgaaaattgatttgtatttaacatataacaacatttcccattctaactttcaaactacacatcatgagagaagtgttttgtgtagttgaaataaattaagagaaaaatgaaaacaactggaaaagttttaaaacattgtcaaacaactgtaccttttaagctagtagcctggcatattgccaaaccattaactatagttaataggtcaaTACTTAACACACTGTATATTTAATAAGTCTATGTTTAAGACtgataaaaaactatttactctatttaatttctgtttttCCTCAAGTTTTACAAGCCTGTAGCTTCAAAATGGTACTCAGTTCAAAAGGAATCGATTGTGCTATTTTAAATGCTTTCACAGTTGGTATGGTCTAAGATCAGTGGTCTTGCTTGTGTGTACAAGATTAGGCTTCAAAGTGTTCGAGTgtgttgtatgtatttattggtctttcattggtttttagtacatgtataagACATGtttaatgtatgtatttacCTTTCGTTGTTATCTTTTATGGTTCATGTAGGATTCACTCCTTTGTTGTAGCCTGAGGATAAACCCGGCTGTACGAGACATATCGCCTTCCTCACTGTAAACCTTATTTTATTCATCATTATGTCTATCCTTTCTATTCTTCCTCCAATACAAAAAAGAAATCCCACTTCTGGTCTCCTCCAGCCAGCTATACTCTCTGCATATGTGACCTACTTGACCTGGTCAGCTGTCAGCAGCGATACTCGTAAGCGACTACTCGGCATCTCGTCTGTGTTGTATTTCTTTGCATTTTTGTTTACTCATTTCATAACATGCATTCAACAGGTCAAGATACCTGCAGCAGAGAGATTTGATTCTTTCTGTGACTTTTAAATGAGATTTAACTACTTCATGTTTAATTTGCGCAGGTGCTAGGTCATCTTATTTAACGCGCCTTTAAAGACAAACTCATACAAActcttagtagattttattggaatgtattgatatttttttatcatttgagattgttttggatgtttgaggtgatctgactgccaggatgtttcaacattaaattgataaaacttgatcatgattaaaacgttcagaagaaaaatgcatgtGAAGTGGCATtgctagttgctatcgttgatatcagctattgcattctAGTTGCAGCTGTACACTTCCcgattctgttggtctctttgcaactattatagacgtcataatcacactttcacttgatttgagcgttttagccgcgatcaagttttattaattttaatcttgaaacatcctggcagtcagatcacttcagaCATCAAAAGCAagcgcaaatgataaaaaataccttcaaatattttctgatgaaatctgctaaaattttatgcaagtttGTCATTAGCCATTGTTCATAGCAGTAGGAGTCGTGCACCCTTTTGAAGTGCTTGTCATCAAACACTTTATGATCGATCTTATGGCTTGTTTTGACTCTAACCGCTGAATTTCCTCACACGTTATGTCTGTATATTACTTGTAATACCTCTCAGTTGAGATGTGGAAACTTTCTAAATTTAATTGAGCTTGAAGGAAGATAGAGAGAAATTGAGTATTATCTAACAGTAAGCTTAATGGCTCACTCGTTGTTTGGTTACCTTGTCTAATAACAGAAATCACATGATGGTAATACTGCAGGTCAGTCATAATACAGTTTGCCCTTTAATGGAAAAAGACTAAAATGTCAAAACTTCGGTATTTCCTAggcaaaaaaatatcattttatctGTCTCCAGTTGTCAAGAGTTTGGTAGCATCAGTTTCTGAAATACCTGACCAAAGACACGCAGCTCTACAGTGCAATGAGGAAGTGAGGCTTAtactaaaaaaaaattgaaaagatttGAGACGCGCAATATAATTACACAAAAGTGTTACTTTGTTTCATGTAAGTTGCTTACGGATAGATAATTTTCAAAACTAGCCAAAGTTTGTTGCAAGCTACTCTTATAATATTAGGATATATGCATCTAGTATATTAATATCCTACTTCTCAGAATACTTCAGTGTTAAAGTAGCTCGTAGTAAGCATAAATGTATTATATGTCATTCGACTTCACTAAATGCTTTAGTTTTGTCCTTATGTTTTGGGCATTACCCTTGTTTTGAAAAGAGTTTGCTGCTCTTAAAATAGTCGTGTTTTAGAATTGTCCTTACGGAATAGTAAACATCTCTTTACTTTGTCAATTGTGTTTGTGGATGTTTTTATGCTGTAATTTTTATTCCAGAATGCAGCCCGTCGCTGACCCATATCTATATACAGCTGGGAGGGAGCAACACAACCACAGCAAGTAATAGTAGCACAGTAAACGTTGGCAGTGGCTTCGATGCTATCAGTATTATCACACTCATCATCTGGTTTGCTACTGTTTTGTACTCCAGGTAGGCTCTACGCGGTTACCATATTCTATTTTAAGCATTACTGTCATattttgctgttttagaaaGTCATCGTATGCTTATTCTGTTAGTAAACTTGTTTAAAGCTAAGAAATTTGCAGCGAAGTGAAAATGGCGGtattttaaccttagtaatatttttataatatatattatactcagcTCGATACTTCCATATATCAGCCCTGGATTCTTCATCTGAAATGCTCCTCGCATTAAtaactatcagttgatattagttgtcaaacaactgtaactttcaagctactagcctggcatattgccaatggaacaTTCTACTAAGCTGCTTAAtatgctaggcttctaatggcagtaagccatgactttgcgtctgcattgttgtccagctgacAATGACAGCTTGTTCAATGACAGACAGATATACGACATGCGAGacacactttgagaaatatatatatatatatatataaactgtctTAGTTTGGATGATAAGTGAATAGGGTTTTTACAGAAGGGCTAAAATTTTGAGGGAAGAAATGTAAATAAATCTCTGATAATTGATTCTAACCAGTAGAAGAATTGTTTGAGGACTCATTAGTTTATTAAAGCATTTAGTAGATGGCCATACCTGGCCTGCAGTGTTTAGCCTACTAGAGTCAAAGAGCTTTACCTACGGTGTTTTTACTGCTCAGAAATGAATCTGTGAAGCCAGGCTGTGGTTAAATGTGAAATGTTTTTAAGAATTGTTTCAACATAGCCAATATCCTTCTTCAACACAAGTGTCTACCTAGCATCTACCTAGTGTAACTTTTGTCTCTATAACTAGTAACATGTTTGGGTAAGAAACACGCTCATTCAGCTCTTTCATAATGCCAGCCTTCTGCCTTTACACAAGGTGGCAAGGGTTAGAGGGTTGTATGCGCTCAAGCTGGTATAGCTCTCTGGGTTTCACGTTGGCTTATTGGTGTTCATGATATTGGTGTAGGCTTGTGTTTTGCAAGCtgtataattattaggttacaTAGATGTATCATGGTAAATGGAGTAAATATTTATAGACTTCAAAAAATGTGTAAATGAACATTTGATTATTTTCTTGTTGATGTGACGGCAGGGAAGTTCGTTCAATCAGTCGACAATCGTAACTGCGTGGTTAGTTGTTACGATTGGTCGGATTGACTACATTATCACTATATCTGAGATAAAAATCATTCTGGAGATGAGCTATTTAGGTTGAATGAGGCAGGAGCCTGCTCACCTACAGTCTTTCTGGTTGTATTTAATTGGTGGCTTTACAATAAGATAGCtagtttttattatcatttaaaTGTACTATATTGTTGTTAAGGAGATTTATCCTAATTCATACTCtgcaggatgaaattattcgacggatttaataattcgcgtaTTCGCGTACTGTCAatttcgcgaattattaaaatccgcGAATAATTTGTTACTTTTCAACACAAGGGAGTATAACTATTACCTCAAATTGAAAACCAACCGCTAGGAAAAGttagtaaacgtagctgagttccaaactattttaaaatcatCACCGGAGCTTTGAGTgagcccattgccaatgcatcataTTTCTTTACACAATTATTCAAGGTTATCACAAGTTATTCAGAATTTGGCATGGCGTCATCATCGTAAAAATCtctcctgcagttctttacattgaaaaaactcgtaacttaccacaagttgttggttcaccaaaagcctccaaatcgataaatattcatgaaaacctctgaattcagtcaaaaatttatagcttagcatgatcgacatgAATTTCCTAGCtgaatagaaacctaaacacgtaGTATACGCACGTGGAGtttttactctattgctagctgctttcacgGATAAATTTGTTCACaaatgtgttcatccgcgaataatttagttcgcgaatatgcatgaaaagacaattcttGCTAAATTTAACTTCGCCAATATTTTCATCCCGTAGGGTAGCCTAACATAATATTGATTAGAAAATTAGACTCAGTAGTCGAAGTTATCCTCTCATGCCGTTATTACGCTAATATGGTATATCATTTTTCCTTATTTCATCCTAATGCTTTTCATTATTACAACATTAATTAGGCGAAAGCTAATACATTGAGGATGGATACTAATAAACTAACATATTTCTCTGGTCATTCACAGCCTTGAGCTTTTGCTATCACTGCTAGTTGCCGTGATTGGCATCTTGGAATAATATGCTTTTACGGCACTCAGTGAATTTAAGCGGTGAATAACATAATGCAGTGTTAGTCTCATTATAAATGGTTTTGAGAGACTCCTGATCAGCTTGTCACTGTATTCTGCATGAACCTAGGTGCTTAGACTTCACGTATGTGAGTTCTTATCATTAGAGCAAAAAATAGAACTCTGTTGGTTCTATGTTCAATCAAGTGAAAGtgagaaatattttattctggTCACTGGGAAGCTTGGTACGCACTACGCAGGCCAAACCTTAGGTTTCAAGCAGTTTcaataaactttaaaaacatcGTTTTTTCTGCTGTCGACATGATTGCTTTTGTTTAAACCTAATCtttgttattctcctttatccGTATAATTGAGTCACTTTGAACGCCTTGATAGGCGatttatctataacactagaTGTCAGTATCTATCTATTGCACTGGATATTGTCAGTGAAACAGTTTTTTGGGTAGTCACTAATAAGCAGCAGTCGGAACAAACAGGTTCACGATTGAACACATCAAAATGCTTAGCAGCCTCGTGAAtttgataaataaaatataatgataatgattttcgaatatacagtatatacatgtatcaataAGTTGTAAACATCGACACGATTTTTGGCAAAACTGGAATACACAAGTTAAAgtcataataatttttaaatgtgatttcttttaaatacatgcaagccaaatataataaatatgataaaattgaAGGCAGTTGACTTatcttttgttttttataaaatgtataaatgaTGTTGTAATTTGTTATCAAAGACACAATCGATAGTTTGATACTTACTAATGATGAACCATTTAAAATTGCTAACATGCAGGGAAAAGACGTAAAGTTTGTGTTTTTCGTCTGCTCCTACTAAGCAAAACGCTAAAAAATACATTGAAAGTTTTATGTtgataaaaacacttttctgtTCTGGTATAAGTTACGTTGACCCATTCTATTATTTCATTTTCTGATTGAATTATTAACTATTCGGACATTTTTGAAATATTCTTAATACTACTCACGACTTGTATGTTTGACTAGCTGTTCATTGAACCAGAACTCATCGGCAACTTCTGATAACAATCACAAAGCCAGTTTTGGGTCTGTATGTTTTGAGTCGACCATCAGCAATGAAACTCGATATTGTTTACTCAGCCaacatttaaagttttacaaattacaaaaattattattattttagtttaaGAAACAGTTCCCATAGCAACATGGGAAAGCTGACACTTAGCTCTGGGCAGGAAGACACAACTCTTTCTGAGCCAGCAGGCGACGCTGAAGAAGGCCGAAAAGTATATGACAACGAGGGAGAGGGCGTTGCATACAGCTACTCATTCTTCCATTTTATGTTCATGCTCTCTTCGTTTTTCGTCATGATGACCTTGACCAACTGGTACCAGTGAGTGTCTAATGACAGGCTATTGTATGTTTCAGCTGGAGTGATTACATTGAGTTTATATGGTGTAGTATAACCGCTTGGATTTAAATTAATGTTGTTTGGAATcgaatcaaattttttaaaaacacccATAATGCCAAAGTGCTTAAAAAGGCTTACTTCCTATAATTAAGCctaattagagcatttcttcCAATTTGGGTTAAGACTGTTTTATATGGGCGAAAAGTGCCAAAGCAATTCAAAAAAGATGACTACAATGAATTGACCTAGTTAGAGTTTTTAATCGAACTCTGGTTGTAACCTTTTACACCCTACAGCACAGATTTCTAACAATTTCAATGcaaaagtaaattaaaagaCAGATGGTAAGCTGTCTATTCTTGTCACTGTGTGTTATGGATTGTGCTGCTGGATTTCAAAGCTCACAGACCACGTCGACTAAATGTTATTTTATCAAGGCAGTTGCCTCTCGAATTTATTTGACATCAAACAGAGATTTTCACTTCATATGTTAAACTGCGCTACTTACATTCACAATTGTCAGTAAACTTAGCAATGGCTACAGCTGACcactttgttattttttgttggATATAGTTGAAATACGGTTGaactttatatacagtatatcattaaacattaaaggttgacttgcaacaaaattcacattacagttatttgatatcaaaagattcatcatgtcttactttgttgtgttgtaggtgccaaatatgtggaaatgtgattacaagcttttaaaagctaaaaaacgaacagttaatcgcagccacacgagacctccgtagattagaatccctttccaaaacggctcaaatgggacatagttgaacacgatggcttctgtttatactttcatgcaacctcattcatcgaaatattttcacgaatatacttcaactcaataaaaccatgtctattgtgcttacgcgtctatttcatcaatattataatgctgccactttgaacactgatatctcaaaacctaccgtaagaatttgtttaatgttttaaccttagctcgaaggagtgcatatcatcctctgctaaacatgacgagcctgttgatcacctgtgatagtcgaaaaatgctgcagaaattgttcgcactatttagcaggaagtatgggtcacatgatcagattacgactagatgattagaccaagccgaaacaaaactgtaaagtagtgagcatttatatttgatacgggcttttcggtagaacccgaagtgtttgtcataaactagtgctacgagaagttatttattgagccttttattggcctttcaattcgcatgataacatcatgtgtcaaacaataaccacaatgtttgagaacgtcatcgaaataaagacaTTTCAAACTACGGCTTTTTTATAATGGCTgtgctgcgattaactgttcgtttttgagcttttatgagcttgtaatcacattgccatatattttgaacctacaacacagcagagtaagacatggtgaaccttttgataccaaataactgcaatgtgaattttgttgcaaataagAAATCACCCttaaaaaatcacaaatttttCGTTATATTATACAAGCTTTAGATGAATATTGCATAGGCAGCAATGGAGTATGTAGTCGACATCATTACGCAAAAGTTAGTTTAAGCTTTAAGCAAATGAAACCTTAGTTTCTTGTAAGACACGGTAAGGCTCTGCTGTTTCGCTTCATTATGGGCTGACTGATGTCGGAAGTGGTGTCAGGAGTCGTCAACTCTCACATATATTACCATTTTAATTTGATAGATTACTGATCTAGGTTTGTTATATGGCTCTGCGCTGTTTCAGATTTAACTAAAAGCTACACCAGTAGTTGCTCTAttgcatatatttttatagccTATCATTATTCCAGCATAACACATGTCTCTAAATCATACCTGGAGAATTCATCTGTAGAATGCACCTGTAAAATGTCTATGTAGAAGGCATCTTTAATATGTAGCTGTAAAATGCCTTTATAGATTTCATCCGGAGAATGCATCTGTAAAATGCTTCTGTATAATGCATCTGTAAAATTTATCTGTCTCTCTGTAGAAGGTATCTGtagaatgcaactgtagatcatAACCTAGCAAAGGTGAACCTTTCAGTTGTGATGCTTTATTGGAGCGATTTGTgcgaatatttctggaaattgcTACCGTTCATTCTCTTAGCGATAACTTCTCAGTTCGAGAAGTACTTAGGATTGTATGCTCTTGGACTAAATATCTTGATTACTGCTATAACTGCATGATTGATGGTCTgaaaaaactttacaattgCATAATTTGTCATATGAAATTGAGTGTTTCAGTtgcaaactgtttttttatgtCTACTTGTATGTTGCTACCTTCTGTTAAAAAGTTATGCATTTTCATTGAAGGTTGTACCTTGTTGTGGGAGATCATACCTAGTAGTAGGATGTCATATCATACTTAGAAGTAGGATATACCTTGTTGTGAGAGATCATACCTAGTAGTAGGATATCATACCTAGAAGTAGGGATCATATCTTGTAGGTGATCATACCTTGGTGTAATGATTTTCATTTGAAAATGAGCTCATGCCCGGTCAATGGCCATTATAATTTAACATTAGAGGTTATATTTTGTGTTAGAAGATTACGCATGCACCTGGTTGTAAGGAAGATACCTTGTCATAGAAAAATATTCCTAGTCCTGAAAGACTAAACCTTGTCTTATGAAATTCGATCTTGTCTTAAGAGATTATACTTCACACATAAGAGATGATGTCATAGGAGATAATACCTTTCCATGGGATACTATACGCCTTGTAGGTTTTTATGACTATATGCCTCTTGGTAGGAGATTACCTAGACTATAGCTTGTATTAAGAAAGTCTTCTTTAGtgtatgtgttttattttattcgtTTCTTTCAATAACGGCTCTTTTATACTACATACACTGtatctttcacttttgtaacACTTGACTTTATGTATTATTACTGTGACAAGAGAAACACAACAGTGGGTTTAGCAGTATTAAAGCTGGCTTGTGTTTGTTGCAGGCCTGTGACTGCCACCGCTGGTGAAGAAGCTTTAGTAGTTTTGGCCAAAAGTCAACCTGCCATGTGGGTCAAAATCAGTTCAACTTGGGTCTGCATACTTATTTACGTTTGGGTTGTCGTAGCCCCTTCCATCTTTCCAGACCGTTTTGATTAGCTAAATGGCTACTTCTGTATCATAAATGttttatcatattattttccttttgtcattgcatttgtttgtaattttagtTTGAATATTCTCCTCTGTACATTAACATTCATCAATTATTCTGACAATTGGTGACACAGCTTTATTGTCTATTTTGCTTTtcatattttgtatttataaatatatttcttttcatttaATATTCATTCTTGAATCTttagcaaaatttttatatcGCAAAAATTATGAAACAGTAGGTTTGTGGCTACAGCAAATCTAAGTTTCTGAGATGGTAAAATATATGATACATTCAAATTGTAGCACCTTATTGATAATCTAGTGAATAAGGAAATAGACATTCAAACGAAATGATGCctttcaaaacattttccttTGTTTAAATTTGCTTGATGTATTATTGCTAATTGGGATCAGAGCTTAATGAAGTACCGTAAACTGGGGCTACTTTGAACAATTTTGCATTTCAACCGCAGCTACCGTGCAAGTACTGCAAGCCCCACACAATCATTTGTGCCCAGTATTGGGGCTGTGGTTGGTAGAAGCCATTAAGTTGATCAGCAACATTCAACAATCATTGCTTGTTAAGCTATGAGATAAATCATGTGTTCAAGGTAGCCCCTGGCGCGGGGCTACTTTGAATAGGTCTAAAAATCGTTCAAATTAATGCAAAACACGAGTGAAaagttattaaaacattttatttcattattattattgcctGGAAACAAACACAATGTGCAATTCATTCAATCAATGGCGAGTGGGTTTATGGCCCGTTTTTGGGCCTCATCGGTTTTCTATATCAGGGAAAGATATGACCCCTCGATTATTTAACACAATGTAGCCAATGTTGGCACTCACTATCTCTGACCAATTGTGGTGTAATATGTCTGCAGTATTAGGCCATCGCCATCCTGCCCTTTTGCATTTTATCATGCTGTTGATGGTGGCCCCATCTTCATCTACCTCCAGTACTTTGCTAGGATAAAACTCCCCTTTTTATTTGAATATAGCAAACACCCCTTCTTTAACCTCGGTCCTGTTAACCCCTAATCCTCAAAATTTATCACCGTCTCAGTTATCTCCGGCTCATCAGTGTTATCTTCAGC
The genomic region above belongs to Watersipora subatra chromosome 1, tzWatSuba1.1, whole genome shotgun sequence and contains:
- the LOC137395100 gene encoding probable serine incorporator, whose translation is MCVGLACCVTSAACSLCCACCPSCKNSTSSRLMYGIMLLLGAILSCILLAPGLAEALAKIPFLCTGIDLPLNFFNAEINGITKPLARCEVVVGSKGVYSICFGMVIFFAFMSVLMLCVKSSRDPRAGFQNGFWLIKFLMLFGGMIGAFWLPWDTFANPWMIIGMIASFLFILIQLILIVDFAFGISEWLLRRYEEDESRGWYTCMFVLSFFFYGLSITGIGLMYKFYGTSDNPEDKPGCTRHIAFLTVNLILFIIMSILSILPPIQKRNPTSGLLQPAILSAYVTYLTWSAVSSDTQCSPSLTHIYIQLGGSNTTTASNSSTVNVGSGFDAISIITLIIWFATVLYSSLRNSSHSNMGKLTLSSGQEDTTLSEPAGDAEEGRKVYDNEGEGVAYSYSFFHFMFMLSSFFVMMTLTNWYQPVTATAGEEALVVLAKSQPAMWVKISSTWVCILIYVWVVVAPSIFPDRFD